A window of Paremcibacter congregatus contains these coding sequences:
- a CDS encoding alpha/beta hydrolase, with protein sequence MTKYVLISLFLSLAASLSFAQAAEKMLYIPKIETHLITSKYVDQTYEIHVWHPAQKKDGSERFPVLYMTDANAGVPLANLMHYIQGGGDAPRFMMVGIGYPVDHPMGGAVVRRRDLSPTPEIGSGGKNTMPLDGILEIESGKTSGGAPEFLKFIQEELIPFIDKKYNTIEGDRAFFGDSFGGLFGLYTLFHQPETFSRYIIGSPAIAYDNEAALKYAQDFMDSGKDLKARLFMSAGALEETPQHKMVTNIYRLHALLASRPMPEFHQKMYVIPHETHLTVPAINLIRGVQEVYDKPGCAYIMTGCIK encoded by the coding sequence GTGACCAAATATGTTCTCATCAGTTTATTCCTGTCCCTTGCGGCAAGCCTGTCGTTTGCACAAGCGGCCGAGAAGATGCTCTATATCCCAAAAATAGAAACCCATCTGATCACATCGAAATATGTCGATCAAACATATGAAATTCACGTCTGGCACCCGGCGCAGAAAAAGGACGGTTCGGAGCGCTTTCCGGTACTCTATATGACCGACGCCAATGCAGGTGTGCCCCTTGCCAACCTGATGCATTATATTCAGGGGGGAGGTGATGCGCCACGCTTTATGATGGTGGGCATTGGATATCCCGTTGACCATCCGATGGGCGGCGCAGTGGTTCGCCGCCGTGACCTGTCACCGACGCCGGAGATTGGTTCTGGCGGTAAAAATACCATGCCGTTGGATGGCATACTCGAGATTGAGAGTGGCAAGACATCAGGCGGGGCACCGGAGTTTCTCAAGTTCATTCAGGAGGAATTGATCCCCTTCATCGATAAAAAATATAACACCATCGAGGGGGATCGCGCTTTTTTTGGGGATTCCTTTGGCGGATTATTCGGCCTTTATACATTATTTCATCAGCCGGAAACCTTCAGCCGCTATATCATCGGCAGCCCGGCCATTGCGTATGATAATGAAGCGGCCCTGAAATATGCTCAGGATTTTATGGATTCAGGTAAAGACCTGAAAGCCAGACTTTTTATGAGCGCCGGGGCGCTTGAAGAGACTCCTCAGCATAAAATGGTGACGAATATATACCGCCTGCATGCCCTTCTAGCCTCTCGGCCCATGCCGGAGTTTCATCAGAAGATGTATGTCATACCGCATGAAACCCATTTGACCGTACCCGCGATTAACCTGATCCGGGGCGTGCAAGAGGTCTACGACAAGCCGGGCTGCGCCTATATTATGACGGGCTGTATTAAATAG
- a CDS encoding TonB-dependent receptor, with translation MPQNIKITSLSMQMKFLSHPLRVALMAGVTLAYSPLLSLAEEAAAEGEGGVTQFEEIVVTANKREQSLRDVAMSVGVATGRDIANRGVSNLNELSISTPGLEMQELAPGFTRITIRGISPTPGTAATSGLYVDETPYVLTTSGQVDVGPDVRMFDIERVEVLRGPQGTLYGEGAMGGLVRVITNKPNLNEFEGAVQGQYYSYAHGSDGLTADAMVNLPIIENKLAVRATGYYRDDGGYIDDVYRNEPDLNDAKIAEGRISLRYQSENLTLDASIKHYDNDLGAIINSSDRNYETTFFVDTFSKDKYTIYNMTLDYDLGWANVVSSSSYFDREMAWRSDVSSVAILNIVNALYGGLTGGEPITGVITEGDWTMSAFTEELRLISNQDERLRWTAGLFYKNGQAEILTDAETIPAVPRTLFNNVVQPESEQYALFGEMEYDVTDKLHAVAGLRWFREEQRNSKRNLGDFAPVNIDINIPLTYESVQPRFSLLYDLSEDASVYGTISRGFRAGGVNSNVESVRVVPVELGGDPNVSATFNPESLWNYEIGVKGAWLDNKISANLSGFYMKWSGMQIRQNLLNPALTYLMNIGSAHSAGVELEFDVRPFTGFTASGGLQLLDAKVDEGREGFPKGDRLPNSITRKVTLRAEYEFPVTDLVSAFIRADYTNTGGSYSRVPNAEDLYSGGYDVVNMRVGVNVGQWKAELFADNIFDDFLPYEVSNPIGVGTGLPLFRSRAPRRLGVLLRVDF, from the coding sequence ATGCCACAAAATATAAAAATAACCAGTTTGAGTATGCAGATGAAATTTCTATCACACCCGTTGCGCGTGGCCTTGATGGCCGGGGTGACGTTGGCCTATTCCCCTTTGTTGAGTTTGGCCGAAGAGGCTGCGGCAGAGGGGGAGGGCGGTGTAACCCAGTTTGAAGAAATCGTGGTCACGGCGAATAAACGCGAGCAGAGTTTGCGGGATGTTGCGATGAGCGTGGGGGTCGCGACAGGTCGGGATATCGCAAATCGCGGGGTGAGCAATTTGAACGAATTGTCCATTTCGACACCAGGGCTTGAGATGCAGGAACTGGCGCCAGGCTTTACACGGATCACCATTAGAGGTATCTCCCCCACGCCGGGCACCGCCGCCACCTCTGGCTTATATGTGGATGAGACGCCTTATGTTTTGACTACTAGTGGCCAAGTGGATGTCGGCCCTGATGTCAGGATGTTTGATATTGAGCGCGTGGAAGTCCTGCGTGGCCCACAAGGCACCCTATATGGCGAAGGGGCGATGGGGGGGCTGGTGCGGGTGATTACCAATAAGCCGAATTTAAACGAATTCGAAGGGGCGGTACAAGGCCAATATTATAGCTATGCGCATGGGTCTGATGGGCTCACCGCTGACGCCATGGTGAATTTGCCGATTATTGAGAATAAACTGGCGGTACGCGCGACGGGCTATTACCGAGACGATGGTGGCTATATTGATGATGTTTATCGCAATGAACCGGACCTGAACGACGCGAAGATTGCGGAAGGCCGCATCTCACTACGTTATCAAAGTGAAAATTTAACGCTTGATGCTTCAATCAAACATTATGACAATGATCTCGGGGCGATCATCAATTCGTCAGACCGTAATTATGAAACCACATTTTTTGTCGACACCTTCTCGAAGGATAAATATACCATCTATAATATGACCCTGGACTATGATCTTGGCTGGGCGAATGTAGTATCTTCTTCTTCTTATTTTGATCGGGAGATGGCGTGGCGTTCCGATGTATCGTCGGTAGCGATCCTAAATATCGTTAATGCGCTCTATGGGGGACTAACCGGCGGAGAGCCCATTACGGGGGTCATTACTGAGGGTGATTGGACCATGTCGGCCTTTACGGAGGAACTGCGGCTGATTTCCAATCAGGACGAGCGGTTGCGTTGGACGGCGGGCCTGTTTTATAAAAACGGCCAAGCGGAAATCTTGACGGATGCGGAAACTATTCCGGCAGTCCCGAGGACGCTATTTAATAATGTCGTACAGCCAGAAAGTGAACAATATGCCCTATTCGGTGAAATGGAGTATGATGTTACCGACAAATTGCATGCGGTTGCTGGATTGCGTTGGTTTCGAGAAGAGCAGAGAAACTCGAAAAGAAATTTGGGTGATTTCGCGCCGGTCAATATTGACATCAATATTCCTCTGACCTACGAGAGCGTGCAACCTCGCTTCAGTCTTTTATATGACCTTTCCGAGGACGCATCAGTCTACGGGACCATTTCACGGGGGTTTCGCGCTGGCGGAGTAAACTCGAATGTGGAATCGGTGCGCGTGGTGCCGGTGGAGTTGGGGGGGGATCCAAATGTTTCGGCGACCTTTAATCCGGAGTCTCTGTGGAACTATGAAATTGGCGTGAAAGGCGCTTGGCTCGACAATAAAATTTCGGCGAATCTGTCTGGCTTCTACATGAAATGGTCGGGCATGCAAATTCGTCAAAATCTGCTAAACCCGGCCTTGACCTATCTCATGAATATAGGGTCTGCCCACAGTGCCGGGGTCGAACTGGAATTCGATGTTCGCCCATTTACGGGCTTTACGGCATCGGGCGGCTTGCAACTTCTGGACGCCAAGGTGGATGAGGGCCGGGAAGGCTTCCCGAAAGGGGACCGTCTGCCCAATTCCATTACCCGAAAAGTGACGTTGAGGGCGGAATATGAATTTCCGGTAACGGATTTGGTTTCGGCCTTTATCAGAGCTGATTACACGAACACGGGCGGATCTTATAGCCGCGTCCCCAATGCAGAAGATCTTTATTCAGGCGGCTATGATGTGGTGAATATGAGGGTTGGGGTGAATGTGGGCCAGTGGAAAGCTGAACTCTTCGCGGACAATATTTTTGACGACTTCTTGCCCTATGAGGTGAGTAATCCGATAGGTGTCGGGACGGGTCTGCCGCTTTTCCGCTCTCGCGCGCCGCGTCGTCTTGGTGTACTCTTGCGGGTAGACTTTTAG
- a CDS encoding helix-turn-helix transcriptional regulator has product MQKYVVDNSPPTSPLTSPTRLWTRQHIASLVTEKTGISLSITATTRLLARYAVPSGRPRTRIRHLHSGENSARAEDILAELTRLARPQHGKIFLIQLTCIAIVDTKIYCLSATTSKGEIRFSLSSLRMTPSIIKRFFKILLSDESRPIFLIFDTGQIGKIFSDGLLHQIESLFPQVMETTSLTAHPALPKILTAPSEREISDLIAHLHRSILDPLPWYEFLNRLARLLECKASLSVNLHLWYSTILSNIETLDLKNLFAVAEKSWPSHPLRTHLKAPGAIYILSDLYSPADLHHNSYYNEYLQGIQKSQNEIILYISGPLKAPRTISLTRRADQAPFGKVEKDILSRLRPSLEVALETSIRLRQTELSLKALHDAASHLNVATFILDGAGFVINSNSHAMALVTQQRALRLNQDQLICARTEDNKTLSQFIARSIQWRRAPQTRKPVEALRLEVDEDHTLGILVQPIEIIQLEKPAYIVSTNPHVIIHVSDPTKVRANMDQNLISHLFGLSLQESRLTALLATGLSVENAAQSMGVTLTTARTYLQRIYQKLGINRQSDLIQLISNSVASL; this is encoded by the coding sequence TTGCAAAAATATGTTGTCGATAATTCTCCGCCCACCTCTCCTCTGACATCGCCCACACGACTTTGGACACGGCAGCACATAGCAAGTCTGGTGACTGAAAAAACTGGCATTTCCCTTAGCATCACGGCGACCACGCGCCTTCTCGCCCGATATGCTGTCCCCTCAGGTCGCCCTCGGACGCGTATCCGACACCTTCATTCCGGGGAGAATTCTGCACGAGCCGAGGATATCCTTGCCGAGCTCACCCGGTTGGCGCGTCCACAACACGGGAAGATATTTTTAATTCAACTCACCTGTATTGCAATTGTCGACACGAAAATATACTGCCTATCGGCCACAACCTCGAAAGGGGAAATCAGATTTTCCCTGTCCTCTCTGCGCATGACACCTAGTATCATAAAACGTTTCTTCAAGATTTTACTGAGCGATGAGTCCCGTCCTATCTTTCTTATTTTCGACACCGGTCAAATCGGAAAAATATTCTCCGATGGTCTTCTGCACCAGATAGAAAGTCTTTTCCCGCAAGTAATGGAAACAACCTCCCTGACAGCCCATCCTGCACTCCCCAAGATTCTGACGGCGCCCAGTGAACGGGAAATATCCGACCTCATCGCCCATCTGCACCGCTCCATACTGGACCCTCTACCTTGGTATGAATTCTTAAATAGACTAGCTAGGCTGCTTGAATGCAAGGCCTCACTCTCCGTCAATCTTCACCTTTGGTACAGCACAATTCTGTCCAATATTGAAACTCTGGACTTGAAAAATCTGTTTGCCGTCGCCGAAAAAAGCTGGCCGTCTCACCCATTGAGGACCCATCTAAAGGCCCCCGGCGCGATATATATTCTGAGTGATTTATATTCTCCTGCCGACCTTCATCACAATAGCTACTATAATGAGTATTTACAGGGTATCCAAAAAAGCCAAAATGAAATCATTCTTTATATTTCCGGCCCACTAAAAGCTCCCCGAACCATAAGCCTCACACGTCGGGCGGATCAAGCGCCGTTTGGCAAGGTCGAGAAGGATATATTGTCTAGATTACGTCCCTCTCTTGAAGTGGCTCTGGAAACCTCGATACGCCTGCGGCAAACTGAACTCTCATTAAAAGCTTTACATGATGCGGCCAGCCATCTCAATGTCGCCACCTTCATTTTGGATGGGGCCGGTTTCGTGATCAATAGCAATAGCCACGCGATGGCCCTGGTCACACAACAGCGGGCATTGCGGCTTAATCAGGATCAGCTGATCTGTGCCAGAACCGAAGACAACAAGACCTTGTCCCAGTTCATCGCACGGTCCATCCAGTGGCGTCGTGCGCCCCAAACCCGCAAGCCAGTCGAAGCGCTGCGCTTGGAGGTGGACGAAGACCACACGCTGGGTATTTTGGTACAACCCATTGAAATTATACAGTTGGAGAAACCCGCCTATATTGTTTCCACCAACCCTCATGTGATTATTCACGTCAGTGATCCGACAAAAGTACGGGCAAACATGGATCAAAATCTTATCTCCCATCTCTTTGGTTTGTCTTTGCAAGAATCCCGCCTCACCGCCTTACTCGCGACCGGTCTATCGGTAGAGAATGCTGCGCAATCCATGGGCGTAACACTGACCACGGCACGGACTTACCTGCAACGCATTTACCAAAAACTCGGTATTAACCGCCAGTCTGATCTCATTCAGTTAATCTCCAATAGTGTTGCCTCCTTATAG